Proteins encoded together in one Lathyrus oleraceus cultivar Zhongwan6 chromosome 5, CAAS_Psat_ZW6_1.0, whole genome shotgun sequence window:
- the LOC127086950 gene encoding ras-related protein Rab11B, which translates to MGAADEEYDYLFKLVLIGDSGVGKSNLLSRFTRNEFNLESKSTIGVEFATRSVRILDKLVKAQIWDTAGQERYRAITSAYYRGAVGALLVYDSTRHVTFENVERWLKELRDHTDAYVVIMLVGNKTDLRHLCAVSTEEATAFAEKENIYFMETSALESMNVDSAFVEVLTQIYNVVSKRALEKENGSASVPKGETINIGRDDVSEVKKSTCCSTA; encoded by the exons ATGGGTGCCGCAGATGAAGAATACGATTACTTGTTCAAGTTGGTTTTGATCGGTGATTCTGGTGTTGGTAAGTCCAATCTACTCTCTAGATTCACCAGAAATGAATTCAACTTGGAATCCAAATCTACTATTGGTGTTGAATTTGCGACCAGAAGTGTTCGGATTCTTGATAAACTTGTTAAGGCTCAGATTTGGGATACTGCTGGACAAGAAAG ATATCGTGCAATCACAAGTGCTTACTACCGTGGAGCCGTTGGTGCATTGCTTGTGTACGATTCAACAAGGCACGTGACATTTGAAAACGTGGAGAGATGGTTGAAGGAGCTTCGAGATCACACTGATGCCTACGTTGTAATCATGCTTGTAGGAAACAAAACAGATCTTCGACACCTGTGTGCCGTGTCCACAGAAGAAGCCACCGCATTTGCTGAGAAAGAAAACATATATTTCATGGAAACTTCTGCACTCGAGTCGATGAATGTGGACAGCGCGTTTGTGGAAGTGCTCACTCAGATATACAATGTTGTGAGTAAGAGGGCTCTTGAGAAAGAGAACGGGTCTGCATCAGTGCCTAAGGGAGAGACTATCAATATTGGTAGAGATGATGTCTCAGAGGTTAAGAAGAGTACATGCTGCAGTACAGCATAG
- the LOC127082359 gene encoding uncharacterized protein LOC127082359 — MDFITGLPPSNSYTVILVVVDRLSKYSHFIPLKADYNSHKVAEVFLHTIVKLHGFPKTIVSDRDRVFTSQFWQQLFKLSGTTLSMSTAYHPQTDGQSEALLTERDDTLASLKANLMRAQQIMKKFADNKRRFVEFKVGDMVLVKLQPYRQHSIALRRNQKLSMCYFGPFPVMERIGQVAYRMMLPTTAKIHPVFHVSALKLCKGDHHTQLLPLPLTTTEQGPLILPHAIVNHRTVIQNGQPIQQVQVQWDTLPTEVTWENWDELKVLYPNLEDKVLVNEGSNVMSWQNNTVGGKGQIISNEEQMANDPNIVEPRRGKRVKIPNRKYSACQHI, encoded by the exons ATGGATTTCATTACGGGACTGCCACCATCTAATTCTTACACTGTTATTCTTGTGGTTGTAGATCGTTTATCCAAATATAGTCACTTCATTCCCCTCAAGGCTGACTATAACAGTCACAAGGTAGCAGAAGTCTTTCTTCATACAATTGTTAAACTTCATGGGTTTCCTAAGACTATTGTGTCTGACCGAGATCGTGTGTTCACAAGCCAATTTTGGCAACAATTATTCAAACTCAGTGGCACAACATTGTCTATGAGCACGGCATACCACCCTCAAACCGATGGCCAATCTGAAGCT CTGTTGACGGAGCGAGATGATACATTGGCTTCTCTGAAGGCTAATTTGATGCGAGCTCAACAAATCATGAAGAAATTTGCTGATAATAAACGACGATTTGTTGAATTTAAGGTGGGTGACATGGTGCTGGTCAAGTTGCAACCTTACCGTCAACACTCAATAGCTCTTAGGCGCAATCAGAAACTCAGTATGTGTTACTTTGGCCCCTTTCCTGTCATGGAGCGCATTGGTCAAGTTGCTTACAGGATGATGCTTCCCACTACTGCGAAAATTCACCCTGTGTTCCATGTGTCTGCGTTAAAATTATGCAAAGGTGACCACCATACACAGCTGCTACCCCTTCCATTAACTACTACTGAGCAAGGACCATTGATTTTGCCTCACGCTATTGTTAACCATCGCACTGTCATCCAAAATGGCCAACCAATTCAACAGGTTCAAGTCCAGTGGGATACTTTGCCGACGGAAGTCACTTGGGAAAACTGGGATGAATTGAAGGTTTTGTATCCTAACCTTGAGGACAAGGTCCTTGTTAATGAGGGGAGTAATGTTATGAGCTGGCAAAATAATACTGTTGGAGGAAAGGGACAAATAATAAGCAATGAAGAACAGATGGCAAATGATCCTAACATTGTGGAACCAAGGAGAGGCAAGAGGGTGAAAATCCCTAACAGAAAATATTCTGCGTGTCAGCATATATAG